Within the Triplophysa dalaica isolate WHDGS20190420 chromosome 2, ASM1584641v1, whole genome shotgun sequence genome, the region AACGTTTGTTAAGCAGGTATGAGTCGATGCTTGATGTATTGAAATCCACTTTGAACGCTGTCCAACATCTCATCTGCTTCGATGCGTTTACATTTTGTGCGCAGGTGTCGGACGCTGTGAAAAAAGAAGAGTACGTGCTTGAAAGTCTCGTGCTGACCGTTTCTCTGCCCGCTCAGCTGTCTGTCAGAGAGGTGAGCACAACCTTCCACATCTACCTGATgaataaattgatttttataaagaaacatcTACCGAACAATCTCTCGTTGTCTTTCTGCAGCAGTCTTGCTGGTTGCATGTCAAGCAGGAAGTCAGGTATGTgagataaatgaacattgcGCATTCCCCACATAAGCGACTATCTAGAAACTTCAATTTGAGGTCGAGTAATATTCAGAGATGTTGTGTTCTCAGGGATAAGAGCATGTGTTTGGGGAAAGATGATGTCATTCAGGTGAAAGACGCATTCAAGTGGGCCATACAGGGAAAGATCGGTCAGGAACTGGGAGCTGCTGTGCTGGCCAACGTAAGTTCCTGTCTTTCTGAAGGTCAAGCAAAGAAAAAATCACTTACTCTTCCACCATTTGTACCTTATTTACGGACCacgtttttcatttgtttgttgtttcatGAATTGTCTAATTCGCTGTCTATAGAGTCAGTTTGAAGTGGGTGTTGGGTTTGCACACCCGCAAACTGAAGAGGACTGTCATTTCTTGTAAGTATTTTAGAAACTAGATCAAGCAGATAGATCTTGTTGAAGAGATAGTTCGACCAATTGGTGGTTTTGGGTCcgcacaatggaagtcaaatatcgtctttgtgttctgcagaagaaagtaatttaTGTTTAGAATGAGATCTAatgatacaattattttaaataaatacaagaatCCCAAAACCAATTGTTTATATAAGTTCCCGTGCATTGTTATGCATTATGTACTGTGGTTTCTTGCTAAAATAAAGGCAGTTGTGATCCTCTCTATTTTGCAGGGCGACCACTTGTCCGGACTGTTTCAAACCCACTAAAAACAAAGCGGTATGAGCTGTGTAATGGACAAACACTTATTTCGATGTCTCATGTTGGTTTTTGAGGAATTTTGGAGATAAAAAaactctcctctttcttctGCTGCCCCAGTCCGTCTTCACCAGGATGGCGGTGGTCAAGGCTTTGGAGAAGATCTCTGATGAGAACTTCAAAAGGTGAGTTTTGAACACACGCGCCAGATGCTCACAGTTTTGAGTCGTGACATTAAATaagattatacatttataacaatTCTTTATCTGCAGGCATTACCCATGTCCACCGAAGAAACCAAGCTCTAAATGTACAGCCCTGGACACCACATGTCTACATACATCTGTCTTTACAGCAGGTAACaacagttacatttattttagactTGCAACACCAACAAAGATGAAATGACAGCAGATGTTTCTGTTTGTCTGCAGGTCGGTATAATAAGTATTCTCGGGAGCTTCCTCAGACGCCGTGGGTGATCGACGGAGAGAGACGAATGGATGGATCTGTGGAGGAACTCATTGCGGCTCCTCTGTTGTCCTCATTCAGAGCTGATGGTGTGTCAGAAGATTCTGTTGTCGTATCTGATCTCATCATTTGACTTTATGTCGTTTAATTATCAGTTTTGTGCATCTCTGTTCCATTCAGGTTTTAACTTCTCATCATCAGGACGAGAGGATGTGGACGTGAGAACTCTGGGAACAGGTAAAGCGTTCTCATAGTCGCAtgcatatccacacacacactttatttcttaaaaaagttttttaactGAGGTATATAATTAATTTTCAGGTCGGCCCTTCGCTGTGGAGTTGCTGAACCCTCATCGAGTGAAGTTTAACAAAACTGAGATCAAGCAACTTCAGGAggtaaaaacatttgtattgatTGATTATATAAATTTCATCaattaactcttttttttcctgttttgcaGACGATCAATAAATCATCTGACAAAATTCGAGTAAGAGACCTGCAGATCGTCACGAGGTGAGTGTGTTTCCATTTTATACACATGAAAGTTAAGGTCAAAGATATCTCACAAACAGGACTTTCTGTGGGTGGGTGTTTTGTAGGGAAGCAATGAGTCGCATGAAGGAGGGTGAAGAAGAAAAGACAAAGTCCTACAGCGCCCTCATCTGGACAGAGAAAGCCGTTTCCAACACTGACCTGGAATTTCTTGAAAACATCAAGGTCTCACTTTCTACACCCTTGAATGTTTGTGAAGTGCGAGAGTTCAGGTTCTgatcatctgtgtttgtgtagaatCTGAAGATCGCTCAGAAGACGCCATTGAGAGTTCTTCATCGCCGGCCGCTGGCGGTCCGACAGAGAGTGATACACTCCATAAGCACCACCTACCTGGACACACACCACTTTACCTTAAAGCTCTGTACACAGGCCGGGACGTAtccttaaattattatttatttttttactggaAGAGCATATCTATTTATTTCACAATTGAGTTTGTTAACATGCACAGTCTTATTCCAattatgcttaataagctgaTAACAAGTAAGGTGATGTAAACGTGTAAAACGGTTTTCTTTCATCGGGGATGTAGATGAAGAAACGGCGAAAGGAAAACTATTGATCCATTTGCAGGTACTACAGACACGAGaagagattaaaaaatacaggttCTGATCGATTTCCCATGGCAATTTTAATTACTAGACGGACTATCGATGGTGATGTCACTGAACGCAAGAAACCTGGCAAGTCTCAAATTTCTTTGTAAACGTGGTTTTCTGCTTAGCCGGCTATTTTGCTCCACCATATTTAAGTGGCTAGTGCTCTTTGCTTGTGaattacttttataatgatTTAGAAGATCATTATAAATTGACAAATGTTGAAGAAATGAAAGTACGACATTTACCTTAATCAAGTGTGCAGTTACATTAAAGAGTTTGTGCACGGAGACTTTGGTCGCACCAAACCCAATCTCTGTGACCTCATGAAGACTGACGCTGATATTCTCGAGCTGGATGTGGAGGTGTGTTCATGGTTTCTGAATGAGTTGTGGTAGCGCTGCATGTTATCTATACTTtctacttatatatatatatataaattccTTTCTCTTCTGTTGCAGTCTGTGGATATTGACTGGCCTCCTGCAATTCCAGATTGACATCTGTGACATCTTTAATCGAGGTTGATGAAGAAAAGGATCATTGACCTTAAATGCCTATTTGTATTGTAGATAGgtttattatgttattgtatGTCAGgatcaaatattatttgttataGTTCCGTTTATTAATTAATGTTGTTGCAATAACTATTGTagatcaataataaaaatacataattttgttGTAGTTTGTGATTGTTAATtcttctcttttataaattagcGTTAGACTTAATTATTCAGAGGAAGGAAAGCTGACACcccaaaatattataaaatgaacgAATTTGAAGtgtaaaatgcaatataaaagtGGTATTACTCATATTAggaaacattttacatttttaattaaaccagTAAATAAAGGTAGGCTATTTGTTACGCTTTTTCTAACAGAATGGTTACTTTATATCAAAAGTACATAAAGAAAATTGAGTGACGCCACATTTGTGACGTCACAATTCGAATGTAAAAAAGACCACATACAAACGTCatgaaatttcaacattttaatttaacttaaaataaatactaccAAATGGCAATGCAAGTCCTCTACGGGCCACTTGCGCTAATGTTTTGGTATGAAAACAAAACCGCCAACGACTAAAGgaaagttataaaaaataatgaggGGAGAGAGAATGAGATAAACACGGTCGACACCGTCCTTCATCCCGACATacgaaaataaatacaactcaATTACATCTATAGTACAAAAATACgctgaaacaaaaagaaaactcGGCCATTcgaacaacattaaaaaactgaGGAGTTGCTGTTAGCCAGACCAAATACGTCACAGCGTAAAAATAACAATTGAAACGTTAACGTACAATCACACACGCGTACTCGCAATGACCAACCGCAACAAATACCGTCAGTTTCCAAAACGTTCACTTGACCAGGTACACACAGGATGGGTACAATTAACTCATCGCCATGGAAACAAACATCCGTATAATAAACGTCATCCAATTAATTTGTTTCAAttcgcagtttttttattttattttagccaACCGATAATTCACATCTGCAGTCACACAAAATAACTGTCACGCGGCCTTTGTCTCGGGCAGTGACACGTGACAAACAGACGTTGCATATGTACATCACACGGTGGGCCCGGGGTCTTTCACACTGATATTGCATGGCTCAGTTTCACATATCATGAGTTTGTGATCTGATTTCAAACGCACACGTCACGCATACGATTTCCACAGCTATGGAGACGGCGTCAAAGCAAAAATAAACGTAAGAATAATGGTAAAAGAGATAGAGAGGTTTGTATTTACATCTTCTGGAATAGTCCAACGTGAATCTTAACTCTTTGTGTTGAAAAGTGAGGGTCAGTGGTTGAttcatctctctctgtgctGGTGAGAGAGATAACATACCTGTTGCTCTGTACAGTAAAGGTGAAACGTCACCCAAAATGTCTGACACATTGTCCCCAGAGGCGATTTCTCAGGTTAAGGAAGTTCTCTAGCTGTTTAAGCTTATCAGAGGTAATCAGTTAAAGGGAAAAtgcactcaaaaataaaaaaatcatttattcaccatcacaTCTgactattttgagaaatgtctcaataattttgattttgtacaatggaagtcattgttgtttggttaccaacgttgttatcttcatgaaacaaagtcataaaggtttctCATGAcgtgaggttgagtaaattaatgacttttcattttggggtgaactgtccctttaaggacaatatgttcaataaaattTTTGGGTGCGTTTCACCCAGCGGTGAGTTGATTTGAGTGAATCTCACCAAAATGTATCCGTATCACATTTCACCCtgatgttaaaatgtataatgaaaataatattgtaGGAccaatcctttttttttttacattttatgactttttttattcaattacagTACGCCTTAGAAacatttagttatatttttgttttacaatacttattgtatttaaatagtTTCTAATGTGTCACAATAAATACT harbors:
- the pus10 gene encoding putative tRNA pseudouridine synthase Pus10, with amino-acid sequence MKFGSEIHSRTEPSRSTGRDVGRKRTTSAAIARHDDVRRRLKICLPDRCDKNMLCMLSLKEKDRPIIRKLLAAGCCARCVLRFCCMGTSSSYKQSYEDIHKELLAFIREENSQQSHDASGHTDDPPNKRMKMEDAISTDDSVTSEEPKTDLDICPVCLGVLQDFCDQTFVKQVSDAVKKEEYVLESLVLTVSLPAQLSVREQSCWLHVKQEVRDKSMCLGKDDVIQVKDAFKWAIQGKIGQELGAAVLANSQFEVGVGFAHPQTEEDCHFLATTCPDCFKPTKNKASVFTRMAVVKALEKISDENFKRHYPCPPKKPSSKCTALDTTCLHTSVFTAGRYNKYSRELPQTPWVIDGERRMDGSVEELIAAPLLSSFRADGFNFSSSGREDVDVRTLGTGRPFAVELLNPHRVKFNKTEIKQLQETINKSSDKIRVRDLQIVTREAMSRMKEGEEEKTKSYSALIWTEKAVSNTDLEFLENIKNLKIAQKTPLRVLHRRPLAVRQRVIHSISTTYLDTHHFTLKLCTQAGTYIKEFVHGDFGRTKPNLCDLMKTDADILELDVESVDIDWPPAIPD